In Ktedonobacteraceae bacterium, one genomic interval encodes:
- a CDS encoding RNA polymerase sigma-70 factor has product MENFETYRPLLFSIAYRMTGSASEAEDIVQEAYLRYHNAAASEVRSLKSFLITIVVHLCLDYLKSARVEREQYIGQWLPEPVLTKDNDLAPLAKVEQYESISLAFLVMLETLTPPERAVFLLHEVFDYSFQEIAEIINKSPANCRQIFHRASEHLAERQHRFNPSPETHRRLIDRFLAACRSGNISALTELLARDVTAWADGGGKVQTVPRPIFGQRSVARFYIAITPKLSPDITTTIDEINGAPALLGWMGSNLEWVLTLDVVDEHIQGLRLVMNPDKLAFIRRQLEERRR; this is encoded by the coding sequence ATGGAAAACTTTGAAACATACCGGCCCCTGCTGTTCTCGATTGCTTATCGTATGACGGGCAGCGCGAGCGAGGCCGAGGATATCGTTCAGGAAGCATATTTGCGTTACCACAATGCGGCAGCGAGCGAGGTACGCTCCTTGAAGTCATTCCTCATCACCATCGTTGTTCATCTGTGCCTGGATTATCTCAAATCGGCGCGTGTTGAGCGCGAGCAGTACATCGGTCAATGGTTGCCCGAACCGGTGCTGACGAAGGACAACGACCTGGCGCCGTTGGCAAAAGTCGAGCAGTACGAATCTATTTCACTGGCATTTCTGGTAATGCTGGAGACGCTCACTCCGCCTGAGCGAGCCGTCTTTTTGCTGCACGAGGTCTTTGATTACTCGTTCCAGGAGATTGCGGAGATCATCAATAAGAGTCCGGCCAATTGTCGCCAGATCTTTCACCGCGCCAGCGAGCATCTTGCTGAGCGGCAACATCGCTTCAATCCCTCACCTGAAACGCATCGCCGGCTGATAGATCGATTTCTTGCCGCCTGTCGATCAGGCAATATCTCGGCCCTCACCGAGTTGTTGGCCAGGGATGTCACGGCCTGGGCCGATGGAGGGGGCAAAGTGCAGACGGTTCCACGCCCCATCTTCGGCCAGCGGTCTGTCGCGCGCTTCTATATTGCCATCACGCCCAAACTCTCCCCCGACATCACTACTACTATCGATGAGATCAATGGCGCTCCGGCGCTGCTGGGCTGGATGGGGTCGAATCTGGAATGGGTCTTGACGCTCGATGTTGTGGATGAGCATATACAGGGCTTGCGCCTGGTTATGAATCCCGATAAGCTCGCTTTTATCCGGCGACAACTGGAGGAGCGGCGACGCTAA
- a CDS encoding ABC transporter ATP-binding protein — MAEAIRERQEEPAPLSNTSFPSRKTRTRINIPLRRILSLLRPYRWALIAASFLLVITTGLGLLFPLVIRTLLNSILVQHNEQLLNIVVVVLLGVFLVQSLLEAVQSYLITSLGERLSFDLRTKLFKHLQRLPMSFFDHRRTGELMSRVTNDVTVLQTSLTNNILPIVSQVVTLIGSVIIVILINWRISLVILVVGPLTGLALSVLGRRIRTTTRGVQEGLGDAGIVLEEALSAQRVVKAFAREDYEEQRFNTRMGQSLRKALSRAVAQSLLGPINQFIGFVALAIVLWVGGREVLAGHLTIGDLIAFLFYLFMLVGPLLSLSGLYAQIQAAIGASERVFALLDEPVELAIDDASASPLPPASGHITFEKVSFAYPLLLNSAGNSDGQDHTTSTPVEILHDVTFEAKPGQVVALVGPSGAGKTTTLALILRLYEIQHGTIRIDGYDIRSVLVRSLREQIAIVPQEPVLFGDSIAENIRYGRLDATDEEIRAAARAANAMGFIENLPEGMQTKVGERGVKLSAGQRQRIAIARALLHNPRILLLDEATASLDNESEALVQDALNRLMQGRTTIVVAHRLTTVERADQILVLNEGRIVERGTHQELLAQDGLYARLYNRNFEDLTKLDDEVVDALG, encoded by the coding sequence GTGGCCGAAGCAATCCGAGAGCGGCAGGAAGAGCCTGCCCCTCTTTCCAACACGTCGTTTCCCTCGCGCAAGACCAGAACCAGAATCAACATTCCGTTGCGCCGCATCCTGTCCCTCTTGAGGCCGTACCGGTGGGCATTAATCGCGGCCTCGTTCCTGCTGGTGATAACGACCGGCCTGGGATTGCTCTTTCCACTCGTCATTCGCACGCTGCTGAATTCTATCCTGGTACAGCATAACGAGCAACTGTTGAACATAGTGGTCGTGGTGCTGCTGGGAGTTTTTCTCGTACAATCGTTGTTGGAAGCAGTGCAGAGCTACCTCATTACCTCACTGGGAGAGCGGCTCTCATTCGACTTGCGTACAAAACTATTCAAGCATTTACAGCGCCTGCCGATGAGCTTCTTTGATCACAGGCGCACAGGAGAATTGATGAGCCGGGTCACGAACGATGTGACGGTTCTGCAAACTTCGCTAACCAACAATATCCTGCCAATTGTTTCGCAGGTGGTAACACTTATTGGCAGCGTCATTATTGTCATACTCATCAACTGGCGCATCAGCCTGGTAATCCTGGTGGTTGGGCCTCTGACCGGTCTCGCTCTGTCCGTTCTGGGACGACGTATCCGCACGACGACGCGGGGCGTGCAGGAGGGCCTGGGCGATGCCGGAATAGTGCTGGAAGAGGCGCTTTCCGCGCAGCGTGTCGTCAAAGCGTTCGCGCGCGAGGATTACGAGGAACAGCGATTCAACACGCGCATGGGGCAGTCCTTACGCAAGGCCCTGAGTCGTGCCGTGGCTCAATCTCTGCTCGGACCGATCAACCAGTTCATCGGCTTTGTCGCGCTGGCCATTGTCCTGTGGGTGGGCGGGCGCGAAGTGCTGGCCGGGCACCTGACCATCGGCGACCTTATCGCATTCCTGTTCTACCTGTTCATGCTGGTTGGGCCGCTACTATCACTGAGCGGCCTCTATGCTCAGATTCAGGCAGCAATCGGAGCCTCGGAGCGCGTCTTCGCCCTGTTGGATGAGCCGGTGGAACTTGCCATCGATGACGCTTCCGCGTCTCCCCTGCCCCCTGCCAGCGGCCATATTACCTTTGAAAAGGTATCCTTTGCCTATCCCCTACTCTTGAATTCCGCCGGCAATTCGGATGGGCAAGACCATACGACATCAACCCCTGTCGAGATACTACATGATGTCACGTTCGAAGCAAAGCCAGGACAGGTCGTTGCCCTGGTCGGGCCAAGCGGCGCGGGCAAGACAACCACATTGGCACTCATATTACGGCTATATGAGATACAACATGGGACAATTCGTATAGATGGCTATGATATTCGCTCGGTGCTGGTACGCTCTTTGCGCGAGCAGATCGCCATCGTACCCCAGGAACCGGTACTTTTCGGCGATTCGATTGCCGAGAATATTCGTTATGGCCGCCTCGACGCTACGGATGAGGAGATTCGCGCGGCAGCCAGGGCAGCTAATGCCATGGGCTTCATCGAAAATTTGCCCGAAGGTATGCAAACGAAGGTAGGCGAGCGGGGTGTCAAGCTCTCGGCAGGCCAGAGACAGCGCATTGCCATCGCTCGTGCCCTGCTGCACAACCCGCGCATCCTCTTACTCGATGAAGCGACCGCCTCGCTGGATAACGAATCCGAGGCCCTGGTTCAGGACGCGCTCAACCGCCTGATGCAGGGACGCACCACCATTGTCGTCGCCCACCGTCTCACGACCGTCGAACGCGCCGACCAGATTCTGGTGCTGAACGAGGGCCGCATCGTCGAACGAGGCACGCATCAAGAACTACTGGCCCAGGATGGCCTCTACGCGCGCCTGTACAACCGCAATTTCGAAGACCTCACGAAGCTGGATGATGAGGTGGTAGACGCATTGGGTTAG
- a CDS encoding cation transporter, whose amino-acid sequence MAQQARAASDNTQLQAQGRAHQVRLGTWIELISLSWMVIEAGIAITAGFLAHSVSLEGFGLDSIIELIAGSVLLWRLLVEQRGGSTEAIEHAERRAAWITAFSLFGLGLYIVASSAFALFTQSRPQVSWWGTGLAIAAAIIMPLLWQGKLRVAKHIHSPALKGDAMCSITCAYMSFTLLAGLLLNALFGLWWADSLAALVLVYFIVREGREALHEARTGEACCCGEDGCDD is encoded by the coding sequence ATGGCCCAGCAGGCGCGAGCAGCTTCCGATAACACGCAATTACAAGCTCAAGGACGCGCCCACCAGGTGCGACTCGGCACCTGGATCGAATTGATCTCCCTTTCCTGGATGGTTATCGAGGCCGGCATCGCCATCACGGCAGGTTTTCTAGCACATAGCGTCTCCCTGGAAGGGTTTGGCCTCGATAGCATCATCGAACTCATCGCTGGTAGCGTCCTGTTATGGCGCCTGCTGGTTGAGCAGCGCGGCGGCTCGACCGAAGCCATCGAACATGCAGAGCGCCGTGCCGCCTGGATCACTGCCTTTAGCCTCTTCGGACTCGGCCTTTATATTGTCGCCAGCAGCGCATTCGCGCTATTCACGCAAAGCCGGCCCCAGGTCTCCTGGTGGGGTACCGGCCTGGCCATCGCAGCCGCCATCATCATGCCATTGCTCTGGCAGGGAAAATTGCGCGTGGCAAAGCATATTCACAGTCCCGCTCTCAAAGGCGATGCCATGTGCAGCATCACCTGTGCCTACATGTCCTTCACGCTGCTGGCCGGTCTGCTGCTCAACGCCCTCTTCGGCCTATGGTGGGCCGATTCGCTCGCCGCGCTTGTCCTGGTCTACTTCATCGTGCGCGAGGGACGCGAGGCGCTGCATGAAGCTCGGACGGGGGAGGCGTGCTGTTGTGGCGAGGACGGATGCGACGATTAG
- a CDS encoding cation diffusion facilitator family transporter: protein MSTMNAHAGHNHTHTHDHSHGMAKQTLRVAFFLTMLILVAELTGGFFANSLALLSDAGHVVTDIFALGLAWFATVQAERPANARKTFGYHRVGILAAFVNAMTLIIIALVILWEAIQRFQHPEPVQPLIMFLAAGLGIAVNLFIGFGLRKESDNLNARAAALHVFGDVGASAGVIVAGIIILLTGWTIVDPILSVGIAALIGIGAWHILRETIDILMESVPKNISMPDLVDDMVNIDGVKDVHDLHVWSITNNMNALSCHALIKDLPPSGSAPILQSLNNMLSEKYHITHTTIQFECDDHKGKCCEMDGLYCHMEAAKDRCNGHSHDSEPQQSVPAQPLRQQSEAS from the coding sequence ATGAGCACTATGAATGCACATGCCGGACATAACCATACTCACACTCACGATCACTCGCATGGCATGGCAAAACAGACACTGCGTGTAGCCTTTTTCCTGACCATGCTGATACTGGTGGCAGAACTGACCGGTGGCTTTTTCGCGAACTCGCTGGCCCTGCTCTCAGATGCCGGGCATGTTGTTACCGACATCTTCGCGCTTGGCCTGGCATGGTTTGCCACGGTACAGGCGGAACGACCCGCCAACGCCCGCAAAACATTCGGCTACCACCGCGTAGGTATTCTCGCCGCTTTCGTCAACGCCATGACATTGATCATCATTGCGCTGGTCATTCTATGGGAGGCCATTCAACGCTTCCAGCACCCCGAACCTGTCCAACCCTTGATTATGTTTCTGGCGGCCGGCCTTGGTATCGCCGTCAATCTCTTCATTGGCTTCGGCCTGCGTAAAGAGAGCGATAACCTCAACGCACGCGCCGCCGCCTTGCACGTCTTTGGCGATGTTGGCGCTTCAGCAGGCGTCATCGTGGCCGGTATCATCATTCTGCTGACCGGCTGGACGATTGTTGACCCTATCCTGTCAGTCGGCATCGCCGCGTTGATTGGCATCGGAGCATGGCACATCCTACGCGAAACCATCGATATCCTGATGGAGTCTGTTCCGAAGAATATCTCCATGCCGGACCTGGTCGATGACATGGTGAATATCGATGGCGTGAAGGATGTGCATGATCTGCATGTGTGGAGCATTACCAACAATATGAACGCGCTCTCGTGCCATGCCCTCATCAAGGATTTGCCGCCCAGCGGTAGCGCCCCCATCCTGCAATCCCTGAACAACATGCTGAGCGAAAAATATCACATCACGCATACCACGATTCAGTTCGAGTGCGACGATCACAAGGGGAAATGCTGCGAAATGGATGGACTGTATTGCCACATGGAGGCGGCAAAAGACAGGTGCAATGGTCACTCACATGATTCAGAGCCACAGCAGAGCGTACCCGCGCAGCCTCTCCGGCAACAGAGTGAGGCTTCGTAA
- a CDS encoding metalloregulator ArsR/SmtB family transcription factor — MASRPLELPIEVSPSDNEREDVCQDRCIHPEHVVTVRRNLLQTDTATRVASLFAVLSDPTRLQVVYALLNSPTGELCVCDLATGLGRDDTTISHQLRVLRSHHIVAMRKVGRVVYYRLVDDHIRQLLELGLSHSTEAAAGGSVKREAVVMV, encoded by the coding sequence ATGGCATCCCGGCCTTTAGAGCTTCCAATTGAGGTTTCACCTTCTGATAATGAACGTGAAGACGTGTGCCAGGACCGTTGCATACATCCTGAACATGTCGTGACAGTGCGGCGCAATCTGCTGCAAACCGATACCGCTACGCGGGTCGCGTCCCTCTTTGCGGTACTGAGCGATCCCACACGCCTGCAGGTGGTCTATGCCCTGTTGAACTCGCCTACCGGCGAACTGTGCGTCTGCGACCTCGCTACGGGGCTTGGTCGCGACGACACCACCATCTCGCATCAACTGCGCGTCTTGCGCAGCCACCATATTGTCGCTATGCGCAAAGTTGGCCGCGTGGTCTATTACCGGCTGGTCGATGATCATATTCGCCAGTTGCTCGAATTGGGCCTATCCCACTCAACTGAAGCGGCGGCGGGCGGCAGCGTGAAAAGAGAAGCGGTGGTGATGGTATGA
- a CDS encoding WD40 repeat domain-containing protein has product MSDQDTRLDDPMSRRTMMKGLAALALTIIGAGCASSGSSSTITPTPTATPLRPGSIIYTYKGHSDQVLTVAWSPAGNRIASGSRDKTVQVWDAFSSKHAQVYRGHTNAVASVAWSPDSKYIASASWDRTVQVWNASTGEPFFTYCGHSAQVMSVVWSSDGKYVASGSTDKSVQVWNALTGSVLFPYHGHTGGVTVVAWSPDGKYIASGSTDKSVQIWDAATGKRVFTYHGHTDEITAISWSPDSRYIASGSVDKSVQTWDVSTGRVLYTYRGYNVEQARSNPTKGVLPDLIYAVAWSHNGKRIAAVTQVYCGDDCGVLLTWDALTEAHFTFYPTAPMYALAWSPDDRYFVTAVSPGGDVSGGMPVVQILQV; this is encoded by the coding sequence ATGTCCGATCAAGATACCCGGCTTGACGACCCTATGTCTCGCCGTACAATGATGAAAGGATTGGCAGCATTAGCCTTGACAATAATCGGAGCAGGATGCGCTTCATCTGGCTCTTCATCAACTATTACTCCCACACCAACTGCTACTCCCCTACGTCCAGGAAGCATCATTTACACCTATAAGGGTCATTCGGATCAGGTCTTGACCGTGGCATGGTCGCCTGCTGGCAATCGCATTGCATCTGGCTCGCGTGATAAGACTGTGCAGGTCTGGGATGCATTTAGCAGCAAGCACGCTCAAGTCTATCGCGGGCATACGAATGCTGTGGCATCGGTGGCATGGTCCCCTGATAGTAAGTACATTGCCTCCGCTTCCTGGGACAGAACTGTGCAGGTCTGGAACGCCTCCACGGGAGAACCTTTCTTTACTTATTGCGGACATAGCGCGCAGGTAATGTCTGTGGTATGGTCTTCTGATGGGAAATACGTTGCATCAGGTTCGACAGATAAAAGCGTGCAGGTCTGGAATGCCTTGACCGGTTCTGTCCTGTTTCCCTATCATGGACATACCGGGGGAGTGACAGTAGTAGCATGGTCACCCGATGGGAAATATATCGCGTCAGGTTCGACAGATAAAAGCGTGCAAATTTGGGATGCGGCCACCGGCAAGCGCGTCTTTACTTATCATGGACACACAGATGAGATAACCGCGATTAGCTGGTCACCCGATAGCAGGTACATTGCCTCAGGCTCGGTGGATAAAAGCGTGCAAACCTGGGATGTCTCCACAGGGAGGGTTCTCTATACCTATCGTGGGTATAATGTAGAGCAGGCGCGCAGCAATCCCACAAAAGGCGTCTTACCGGATCTCATTTATGCTGTGGCCTGGTCGCACAACGGCAAGCGCATTGCGGCGGTCACCCAGGTCTATTGCGGTGACGACTGTGGAGTGCTTTTGACCTGGGATGCGCTCACCGAAGCTCATTTTACTTTTTACCCCACCGCGCCGATGTACGCCCTGGCATGGTCGCCCGATGACCGGTATTTCGTGACGGCCGTTTCTCCTGGAGGCGATGTTTCGGGAGGAATGCCGGTTGTACAGATATTGCAAGTGTAG
- a CDS encoding DMT family transporter: protein MPPAALGLLLIAAVLHATWNLFVKRAREKQIFTACALLVGAICFAPLLAQVASFPLRIWPYVIFSSIFESAYFIVLIRAYANGDFSLVYPMARGTAPALLTVWAVLFLGERPRLYGLIGIGILVCGLVIVGGKSWWTLRTLRKRSALSSSALILALGVACCISIYSAIDGAAVQQVAPLPYTVLVMGLTSLLIAPTVIVRYGGPAVIAEWRANWPRIILVGILSLLSYMLVLVAYSISQVSYAGSIREVSVVIGAFLGWRLLGEEFGVIRVIGAAFIFAGILVIAVAG, encoded by the coding sequence ATGCCTCCAGCAGCATTAGGTCTATTGCTCATAGCAGCTGTATTGCACGCGACGTGGAATCTGTTTGTCAAGCGTGCCAGGGAAAAGCAGATTTTCACCGCGTGCGCGCTGTTGGTTGGAGCGATCTGTTTCGCACCCTTGCTTGCGCAGGTTGCATCGTTTCCCTTGCGCATATGGCCCTATGTTATCTTCAGCTCCATTTTTGAGTCTGCCTACTTTATCGTGCTGATACGCGCCTATGCGAACGGCGATTTTTCGCTTGTCTACCCCATGGCCCGTGGTACCGCACCGGCATTGCTGACCGTCTGGGCCGTCCTGTTTCTTGGCGAGCGACCGCGCCTCTATGGCCTGATCGGCATAGGCATCCTGGTATGCGGCCTGGTCATTGTGGGCGGTAAATCGTGGTGGACATTACGTACATTGCGAAAGCGATCAGCGTTGAGCAGCAGCGCGCTCATCCTTGCGCTTGGCGTTGCCTGCTGTATCTCCATCTATTCGGCCATCGATGGAGCGGCAGTCCAGCAGGTTGCGCCGCTGCCCTATACGGTGCTGGTTATGGGACTCACAAGTCTTCTTATTGCCCCGACTGTGATCGTGCGTTATGGGGGTCCGGCCGTTATCGCGGAATGGCGGGCAAACTGGCCGCGTATCATCCTGGTTGGCATTCTGAGCCTCTTGAGCTATATGCTCGTACTTGTGGCGTACTCTATTTCGCAGGTCAGCTATGCCGGGTCTATTCGCGAGGTCAGTGTGGTCATTGGAGCTTTTCTAGGATGGCGCTTGCTGGGAGAAGAGTTTGGCGTGATACGTGTGATCGGAGCCGCTTTTATTTTCGCGGGCATTCTCGTGATAGCTGTGGCGGGTTAG
- the erpA gene encoding iron-sulfur cluster insertion protein ErpA, translated as MIEQTPQSAVETSVVTLTAVAANKVRELLQQENDPSLGLRIFVAGGGCSGLQYGMTLDEQQEGDTIISQGDFNVLVDEMSLGYISGSEVDYVDSLMGAGFTVNNPNAVSSCGCGHSFRTADGGGEARGCACGH; from the coding sequence ATGATTGAGCAAACCCCGCAATCTGCGGTTGAGACAAGCGTCGTAACTCTGACGGCTGTCGCAGCGAACAAAGTACGCGAACTGCTACAACAGGAGAATGATCCAAGCCTTGGCCTGCGTATCTTCGTCGCAGGTGGTGGGTGTTCTGGTCTCCAGTACGGTATGACCCTTGACGAACAGCAGGAAGGCGATACCATCATCTCCCAGGGCGACTTCAACGTGCTGGTCGATGAAATGAGCCTGGGGTATATTAGCGGCAGCGAAGTTGACTATGTTGACAGCTTGATGGGCGCCGGCTTTACCGTCAATAATCCCAATGCTGTCTCCAGCTGCGGATGTGGGCATTCCTTCAGAACTGCTGATGGCGGCGGTGAGGCACGCGGCTGCGCCTGCGGTCACTAA
- a CDS encoding S8/S53 family peptidase: protein MSRNSIEELMGTPDELFNWVTGEMVVVVRLHRRPADEVIDILIEQVRNQLNALLSPYEIFLEPYGTQGRWRDVPGMPPIRRRAFLFGLHRQQPLIAIFYHVRQDNSALQDPVPMALAHIQGQLEQLAQAGLHVVSAMPNWLVTAAPLYYSDGGPAAPPRPAPRVDIPTSGGVPLGWHTSFVDQGLLLDPNGAEDVMVAVLDTAYPPDRILNAAVRPEFRRNALLQRIAADLRSENGSFEIEYDRYPVTNEVRTGRTNNGESRYYFMPDHGIFVAGLIRDIAPGARIRLIRILNDFGGCDLYNLFAALTDLELDMVSGAIHRLVINLSLTVMPDIRRLPYVWFDHRQWPTTQLAGAFRVLTHIEDGLRLLFESLYAHGALVVAAAGNDSTSFLRQGQKPRPPRTPARFDTVLSVTSVNSRFLPSQFANLACLPPVNAGVATFGGDSSGITDMNGLPDAVRGIYIAPTFPQGEQNISGWADWSGTSFATPIISGLGAHLLAQGWSASNAITRIAAGKERRTEKLFGSSPDVPDLLANVIRVQQRFGT, encoded by the coding sequence ATGTCTCGCAATTCCATCGAAGAGCTGATGGGCACACCTGATGAATTATTTAACTGGGTCACGGGCGAAATGGTGGTAGTGGTTCGCCTGCACAGGCGTCCCGCGGATGAAGTCATCGATATTCTGATCGAACAGGTACGCAACCAGCTGAACGCGCTCCTTTCACCATATGAAATTTTTCTGGAACCGTATGGCACACAGGGCCGGTGGCGCGATGTTCCAGGAATGCCGCCCATACGTCGCCGCGCCTTCTTGTTTGGCCTTCACAGGCAGCAACCTCTGATCGCTATCTTTTATCATGTGCGACAAGATAATTCCGCGCTGCAGGACCCGGTACCGATGGCTCTTGCTCATATACAGGGACAGCTTGAACAACTGGCACAGGCCGGGTTGCACGTGGTTTCCGCTATGCCGAACTGGTTGGTAACCGCGGCTCCATTGTATTATAGCGATGGTGGGCCTGCAGCGCCCCCCCGTCCTGCACCGAGGGTCGATATCCCGACTTCCGGCGGCGTTCCACTCGGTTGGCATACCTCGTTCGTCGACCAGGGCTTACTGCTAGACCCTAACGGGGCCGAAGATGTGATGGTGGCCGTGCTCGATACGGCTTATCCTCCCGATAGAATTCTCAATGCCGCTGTGCGACCAGAGTTTCGCCGCAACGCACTATTACAGCGTATCGCTGCCGACCTGCGCAGCGAAAATGGCAGCTTCGAGATCGAATATGATCGCTACCCGGTCACCAACGAAGTACGCACCGGTCGCACAAACAACGGTGAATCGCGCTACTACTTTATGCCGGACCACGGCATATTCGTCGCCGGACTTATTCGTGATATCGCCCCCGGCGCGCGGATTCGCCTTATTCGCATACTGAACGATTTCGGCGGCTGCGACCTGTATAATCTCTTCGCCGCGCTGACGGACCTGGAGCTGGATATGGTATCGGGCGCAATTCACCGCCTCGTTATCAACCTGAGCCTGACCGTCATGCCCGATATCCGGCGGCTCCCCTACGTCTGGTTTGATCACCGGCAATGGCCTACTACGCAACTCGCCGGCGCTTTCCGTGTCCTCACACATATCGAGGATGGCCTGCGCCTGCTCTTCGAAAGCCTGTATGCTCACGGCGCGCTGGTTGTAGCAGCCGCGGGCAATGATTCGACCTCTTTTTTAAGGCAGGGGCAGAAACCGCGCCCTCCACGCACTCCGGCGCGTTTCGATACGGTACTCAGTGTGACCTCGGTCAACAGCCGCTTCCTGCCATCACAATTCGCAAATCTGGCCTGCCTGCCGCCGGTGAATGCGGGCGTCGCTACCTTTGGCGGCGATAGCTCTGGCATAACGGATATGAATGGTTTACCGGATGCTGTGCGTGGAATCTATATCGCGCCGACCTTCCCACAAGGGGAGCAAAATATATCCGGCTGGGCAGACTGGAGCGGAACCTCGTTTGCGACCCCCATTATCAGTGGGCTGGGCGCGCACCTGCTGGCACAGGGCTGGTCGGCATCCAACGCCATCACCCGTATCGCGGCAGGCAAGGAGCGGCGTACCGAAAAACTCTTCGGTTCCAGTCCCGATGTACCGGACCTGCTTGCAAACGTTATCCGCGTGCAGCAGCGTTTTGGAACTTAA
- a CDS encoding M20/M25/M40 family metallo-hydrolase, producing MSFDRLCNTLIQLAAIPSTSGHEESIRAYLEHQLNKLGISSQTDEAGNLIGTLAGEGKAVLLNAHMDRVPPGLGHQPVLRDGILYSDGTTNLGADDAAGITIILEVLKRVIERRLPHPPIVVVFTVQEEVGLKGANAFDPAPWHVTDGIVFDNAFEAGVVVSRGAMYEAFDVEIRGRTGHPGKDLSRTVNAIEIFHEANYPHGSLANDQTRILIGRIAGGSARNAVPDSVHLEGEMRSFEPVEARQRYKEAIREAFQRAAERLGGSVEITYDPHCTSYEVGEDEPLLALYRQVLAQRGVEMQMRPTFIGSDTSAFRPRVKAFTISTGVVNEHSTEEYVALAPLEQVVEDTLKVLELAAKR from the coding sequence ATGTCTTTTGACCGTCTTTGCAATACATTGATACAACTCGCCGCCATTCCCAGCACATCGGGCCACGAAGAATCTATTCGCGCTTACCTGGAGCACCAATTAAACAAGCTTGGGATTTCGTCTCAGACTGATGAAGCTGGCAATCTGATAGGTACGCTTGCCGGCGAGGGTAAGGCAGTGCTGCTCAACGCGCATATGGATCGCGTTCCGCCCGGTCTCGGTCACCAACCAGTGCTGCGAGACGGCATACTTTACAGCGACGGAACGACCAATCTGGGGGCAGATGACGCTGCCGGCATCACGATTATTTTGGAGGTGCTGAAGCGCGTCATCGAGCGCCGGTTGCCCCATCCACCTATCGTGGTCGTCTTCACCGTGCAGGAAGAGGTAGGATTGAAAGGAGCAAACGCCTTCGATCCGGCACCCTGGCATGTTACTGATGGCATTGTCTTCGACAATGCATTCGAGGCAGGCGTCGTCGTCTCGCGAGGGGCTATGTATGAGGCGTTCGACGTGGAGATTCGAGGTCGCACCGGGCATCCTGGCAAAGATTTATCGCGGACGGTAAACGCTATCGAAATCTTTCACGAAGCTAACTACCCACATGGCTCGCTGGCAAACGATCAAACGCGCATCCTGATCGGGCGTATTGCTGGAGGCAGCGCGCGCAATGCCGTACCGGACAGCGTTCACCTCGAAGGGGAAATGCGCAGCTTTGAACCGGTGGAGGCGCGACAACGCTACAAAGAGGCCATTCGAGAAGCATTCCAGCGGGCGGCAGAACGCCTGGGCGGAAGCGTTGAGATAACCTACGATCCCCATTGTACCAGCTACGAAGTCGGCGAAGACGAACCCTTGCTCGCGCTCTATCGCCAGGTGCTGGCCCAGCGCGGAGTTGAGATGCAGATGCGTCCAACATTCATCGGCAGCGACACCAGCGCATTCCGCCCTCGCGTCAAGGCCTTTACGATTTCAACCGGCGTGGTCAATGAGCATTCGACAGAGGAGTAT